The genomic DNA GGCGATCCCGATGCGCACCTCCTCCGCCCAGAGTTCCTCCTGCGGGACACCGGGAACCGGCTCGCCGCGGCAGTAGGCAGCGAAATCGGTCAGGCGCAGCCACAGCGGCTGGCTCGCCTTCTCGGACACTGGCTCGCCTGCGTGCCACAGTGGGAAGAGTGCGGGTGTCGGTGCAGGCACACGGAGCCACTCCGGCGGCTGCTCGGGCACCGGGAGGCGTCGCAGCTGGCGATCGTGGAACGCTGCATCGGCCGGCGGGGGGAGCAACGCCTCGAGCTGGCCGGATGCGGTCCGGCGTGCGACGAGCGGTCCGGCCAGGCGCAGCGGCCCCCAGTCGTCCGGTCCACCGACCACCTCGGCGACCGCTGCGGTGTCCCAGGCGGGAACGGTGGAGTGGACCATGAGGTGGTAGGCGCGCAACGCTCCCTGCACCACCAGCGGACTGGGTGGGAAGCGGCTGGCGGCGCGGAACTGCTCACCCGCCGTGAAGGGGCGGCCGTCGCGGAACAGCCAGACATCGAGCGGCTCCAGGAACAGCGTCTTCACTCGCCACCTCCTCTCGCCAGGAACCGCGCCAGCGCGAGCCAGTCGGCCAACTGTGCCGGTCCGGAGGGCACGCGCTCGAACCGTCGCGAGTCGTCCGCGCCCGGCAGGCTCGCGCGCAGCCGGTCGTAGCTGGTCGCGAAGCCGTACAGCCGCTCGACCAGCCGCTCGCGCTCGTCCGCGGTACCGCTCGGCCACTCGCCCTGGCGTTTCACCGAACGAGCGAGCACGGCACGGAAGGCCGCATCGGCCTGGGGGAAGGCCAGAGCGACCTGGCGCAGATCGGTCGGCAGGCGACCGGAGAGGCTCCCCGCGCCGTCGCGGCGGAAACGGTCGACCAGGTCAGCCAGGTCGAGCGCCGTGAGCTGCTCGGTGCGGGCGACGACGCGCACGATCTCGCCGCCGCGCGGCTGGAGTTCGACGGCGACGGCGTTCTTGCCGGGCAACCGCTTGGCACGCTTTTCCGCCTCGCGTGCGCTCTGGAGGAGGTCGCCGAGCGGTTCCAGCCAGTGGCCGATCGCGATCCCGGCCGAGGCGGAGCGTCCGTCCGTCTCCCCGGCGAACGCCGCAGCGAGTGCCAGGGCGAGCGCGACCGCCTGCTCGGCCGGCACCAGCGCCACGACATCGTCCCCTCCCTGGTAGACGAAGACCGCATCGGGCGCCGCTTGCCGACCAGCCTCCTCGGCTTTGCCCGCGAAACGGGCGAGCTTGCGGCTGACCTCGCGGTGCGCCTCGACGCCGCCCTCGCCGAGCGCACTGGTCAGCCACTGCCCCATCGAGTCGCCGTCGAGTACCAGCACCGCGACGTAGCGGGACGGGCGCTGGCCGACCGCCTGGTAGAGCTCGGCGAGGCGACGGCGGGCAGTGCGGAGCGTCGTCTCGACCTGGCTGCGCAGGCGCTCGGCCTGCTGCGGATCGAGGCCGAGCTCTTCCACCAGCGCTGGCCACTCGAGGGTCGACTCGTACAGGAACGCACCGTCGTAGGGGAACGCCTCGACGGTGTGGCGCGTGCGGCGGTACCGGTCTGGCGGCTCGCCGAACGCCGTCACCAGGAGTTCGAAGGCATCGCGGTAGGACTCGAGTGCCGGTCGAGCCCGCTCGGCCGCCAGGCGCGCGAAGGGCCGCGCAGCGATGGTCGGCACGGAGGGATACGCTTCCGCGGAGGAGGCGAAACGCTTCACCGCGCCGACCGCATCCAGCCGCTCGTGCTCGCCGACGAGTCGGGCACCCTGCGGGTGGCGGCGCACTGCGCGCCAGAACGTCCGGGGGTCTTGCCCAGCGGGAGCGAGCGCTGCGCGGTTGCCGCCGAGCGAGTCCTTGGCACCAGCTTCGGCACGCTGGGTAAAGGTCCGTGTCTTCTTGAGCGCGGCGACGCCGGCCTGGGCCCGGTGGAAGGCGGTCGCGTAGTCGTCCTGCTCGATGCGGGCAGCAGCCCAGTAGATTTCCCAGACGTCGCCCGTCTGCGCCCGCCACTGGGCACGCAGGGCATCGTCGAGCCGCGCGCACCGCTCGAGCTCGGCCAGCGCCTCGCTGGCGAACTGTTCCCAGCGAGTGCGCAGGGCTGCTGCTGCTCGCTCGGCGAGCTGCTCGGCGTCCTCCCAGGGTACGCGGGCGACGATGACGTTGGGCGGGTCGCCGAAGCCGAGGTCGGCCGGGTAGACGAGATCAGCACCGGCCTCCTGGAGCGAGCGGGCAGCGGCCCGAGCCAGCTCGGCCAGGATATGGCTCCCGGCGTAGAGGTCGGCTGTCCGGCGCGCTTCGGCGATGAACGCTTGCACGGGGCCGAAGGTGAAGCGGAGGACCGCGTCAGGCATAGTGCACCTCCGCGACGTTGGGAAGCTGCGCGACCGCGGCAGCGATCTGCGCGTACAACCGCTCGAGCTGCTCCTCGCCACCTCGACGGAGCGGGAGGAAACGGCTCTGGAAGAGCGTGGCCACGCCCAGGAGGTTCCCGTTCTCCGCTCGCGTGACGCTCAGCCAGAGCGGTGAGGGACGGCGCTCCTGGCGTTCGTACCCACTGGGCGGATCGATCGTCTTGTGCTGCTGTGGGATGACCAAGGGTGCGCCGAAGACGAGGCGCTGCTCGGTCGGGAGCGCGCGGCGGGTCTCGCGGAGCCATTCTCCGATCGCATCGGCCACGGTCGGCCAGCCGCGCTCCCCGCTCGTCCAGCCACGCTCGCCGAAGACCCAGATGCGGCACCAGCGCGGGTCGAGCACCTCCCAGCCGGGCCGCTCGGGATTGGCGTCGGCTCGCGCCTGCGACCGCTGGCGCAGGAGACGGAGCCCCTCAGCGAGCTGGCGCGCTGCCTGCTGGGGTTCGGGGGACAACGCGAACGGGAGATTCAGGTGGGAGGGCACAGCCTGGGTCGTTGCGCCGTCGGGCGAGCGCCGCGGTACCGGCCGGTGCGCGAGCGCACCACCGAGCCGGCGGGCCCGGGCACC from Thermomicrobium sp. 4228-Ro includes the following:
- the cmr3 gene encoding type III-B CRISPR module-associated protein Cmr3, which codes for MKTLFLEPLDVWLFRDGRPFTAGEQFRAASRFPPSPLVVQGALRAYHLMVHSTVPAWDTAAVAEVVGGPDDWGPLRLAGPLVARRTASGQLEALLPPPADAAFHDRQLRRLPVPEQPPEWLRVPAPTPALFPLWHAGEPVSEKASQPLWLRLTDFAAYCRGEPVPGVPQEELWAEEVRIGIAQDSSRRTTREGLYYEARYVRPAPGVGLLVSFTGLDWPEETGVLALGGERRSARFEAVSAFAPPPVPEPLPERFVLSFLTPAVFERGWLPRDWGAFFDGSVVLVAAALDRYETVGGFDLARGRERPARRAVPAGSVYYFVARGEARLRRTSDLPWSTVSDWGAEIGFGTVLIGGW
- the cas10 gene encoding type III-B CRISPR-associated protein Cas10/Cmr2 gives rise to the protein MPDAVLRFTFGPVQAFIAEARRTADLYAGSHILAELARAAARSLQEAGADLVYPADLGFGDPPNVIVARVPWEDAEQLAERAAAALRTRWEQFASEALAELERCARLDDALRAQWRAQTGDVWEIYWAAARIEQDDYATAFHRAQAGVAALKKTRTFTQRAEAGAKDSLGGNRAALAPAGQDPRTFWRAVRRHPQGARLVGEHERLDAVGAVKRFASSAEAYPSVPTIAARPFARLAAERARPALESYRDAFELLVTAFGEPPDRYRRTRHTVEAFPYDGAFLYESTLEWPALVEELGLDPQQAERLRSQVETTLRTARRRLAELYQAVGQRPSRYVAVLVLDGDSMGQWLTSALGEGGVEAHREVSRKLARFAGKAEEAGRQAAPDAVFVYQGGDDVVALVPAEQAVALALALAAAFAGETDGRSASAGIAIGHWLEPLGDLLQSAREAEKRAKRLPGKNAVAVELQPRGGEIVRVVARTEQLTALDLADLVDRFRRDGAGSLSGRLPTDLRQVALAFPQADAAFRAVLARSVKRQGEWPSGTADERERLVERLYGFATSYDRLRASLPGADDSRRFERVPSGPAQLADWLALARFLARGGGE
- the cmr1 gene encoding type III-B CRISPR module RAMP protein Cmr1, which produces MSSGHGVPSLRLPLVTLTPLFLGGADPRGDPELRASSVRGALRFWLRALLGGCYGTDDQALAEIRRIEAETFGEAGGEGKAGASKIVVRVRQEQRSAPQEWRAARDSGRAYLLFSMAPPRAHGQEIPARRALVPPYPFSIDLLARPGLDEREAREALYRAVRAFWLLVHLGGLGARARRLGGALAHRPVPRRSPDGATTQAVPSHLNLPFALSPEPQQAARQLAEGLRLLRQRSQARADANPERPGWEVLDPRWCRIWVFGERGWTSGERGWPTVADAIGEWLRETRRALPTEQRLVFGAPLVIPQQHKTIDPPSGYERQERRPSPLWLSVTRAENGNLLGVATLFQSRFLPLRRGGEEQLERLYAQIAAAVAQLPNVAEVHYA